From the genome of Candidatus Rokuibacteriota bacterium, one region includes:
- a CDS encoding M20 family metallopeptidase yields MIERVLAQIRDDELVELTRALVRIPSVVRPGDPQANEAGVAAFVERWFKDAGFSVEVQEVAPGRPNVLAWLGEKAGRCLLLEGHTDVVTEGDPAEWVYPPFAAELMDGRIYGRGAADMKGGLAAAMVALTAIKRAGVSLRGKLVVGALVDEEGGMLGVRHLCRTPLAGELDAAIICEPEGNEICLEQRGVVWARVRVHGRMAHGAMPETGINPIGALAALLNEVPALQRRLGRRARPSRYLGRPTVTPTVVQAPIKGSPQPNVVPSGAEVILDIRLTPGIDEAGIRKELEALCAVGEAAVPGGKVEWEPVAPLRLPTRVARREALPRALDRAVRSVTGRAPRYGGVPGSTDGTILRTELGIPIATCGPGDRLIPHQANEYIEVEELATAARIYAVAALNFLEG; encoded by the coding sequence GTGATCGAGCGGGTCCTCGCGCAGATTCGGGACGACGAGCTGGTCGAACTGACCCGCGCCCTCGTCCGGATCCCGAGCGTCGTTCGCCCCGGGGATCCGCAGGCGAACGAGGCCGGGGTGGCCGCCTTCGTCGAGCGCTGGTTCAAGGACGCCGGATTCTCCGTGGAGGTGCAGGAGGTCGCGCCCGGGCGCCCGAACGTCCTCGCCTGGCTCGGCGAAAAGGCCGGGCGCTGTCTCCTCCTGGAGGGGCACACCGACGTGGTGACCGAGGGCGATCCCGCCGAGTGGGTGTATCCGCCCTTCGCCGCCGAGTTGATGGACGGCAGGATCTACGGCCGCGGCGCCGCCGACATGAAGGGAGGGCTGGCCGCCGCGATGGTCGCGCTCACGGCCATCAAGCGGGCCGGTGTGAGCCTGCGCGGCAAGCTCGTGGTCGGCGCCCTGGTGGACGAGGAGGGCGGGATGCTCGGCGTCCGGCATCTCTGCCGCACACCCCTCGCCGGGGAATTGGACGCCGCGATCATCTGCGAGCCCGAAGGAAACGAGATCTGCCTCGAGCAGCGCGGGGTCGTCTGGGCCCGGGTGCGGGTGCACGGGCGGATGGCCCACGGCGCGATGCCGGAAACCGGAATCAACCCGATCGGGGCGCTGGCGGCGCTGCTGAACGAGGTCCCCGCCCTCCAGCGACGGCTGGGACGCCGGGCCCGCCCGAGCCGTTACCTGGGGCGCCCGACGGTGACGCCGACGGTCGTTCAGGCCCCGATCAAGGGCTCGCCCCAGCCGAATGTAGTCCCCTCGGGGGCCGAGGTGATCCTCGATATCAGGCTCACGCCGGGGATCGATGAGGCCGGGATCCGGAAAGAGCTCGAGGCGCTCTGTGCGGTTGGCGAAGCGGCCGTGCCCGGGGGGAAGGTCGAGTGGGAGCCGGTAGCTCCGTTGAGGCTCCCGACCAGGGTGGCCAGGCGCGAGGCGCTCCCCCGCGCGCTTGATCGTGCAGTCCGCTCGGTGACGGGCCGGGCCCCTCGCTACGGCGGTGTCCCTGGCTCCACCGACGGCACCATCCTCCGGACCGAGCTGGGGATTCCCATCGCCACGTGCGGTCCCGGCGATCGGCTGATCCCGCACCAGGCCAACGAGTACATAGAAGTCGAAGAACTGGCCACTGCGGCAAGGATTTATGCCGTCGCGGCGCTGAACTTCCTTGAAGGATAA
- the amrB gene encoding AmmeMemoRadiSam system protein B — translation MSPVVESSDRPKLRPVEAFPLETDGRKVIGLRDPAGFTDSVLLLPLPLLDIVSLFDGDHTILDIQAAYVRRHGELLFRERVEEIIKMLDDHGFLDSPRFAEQRRQIEEEFRRSPSRPAIHAGKAYAGEAQALKDQIDAFFTPPDGPGPPGLASAPSLRAIIAPHVDFHRGGPVYAWAYREVAEKCAADLFVIFGTCHAGMADPFAVTLKDYDTPLGPALVDREFADAVALRWGGDLLGSELAHRGEHSIEFQAVFLRYLFGGRREFTIVPILCSFLHETLPRGDDPEADPRIPRFFDALGETVAGSGRTVCLVAGADLAHVGPRFGDAEPVTPALLRDVESEDRAMLEAVAAGDARGFYDSVAKDADSRRICGLSPIYTLLRCLGRATGRLLRYGQWPDPQGTVTFCSVAFTRPQAEASEETRTRAEGAPGPQAWVPGLPPNQAGR, via the coding sequence GTGAGCCCGGTGGTTGAGTCGAGCGATCGCCCGAAGCTCCGCCCCGTTGAGGCGTTTCCCCTGGAGACCGATGGCCGGAAGGTCATCGGCCTCAGGGACCCCGCCGGGTTCACCGACTCGGTCCTCCTGCTCCCCCTCCCGCTTCTCGACATCGTCTCACTCTTTGACGGCGACCACACGATCCTGGACATCCAGGCCGCCTACGTGCGCCGTCACGGCGAGCTCCTCTTCAGAGAGCGGGTGGAAGAAATCATCAAGATGCTCGACGACCACGGCTTCCTCGACAGCCCCCGCTTCGCCGAGCAGCGGCGACAGATCGAGGAGGAGTTTCGACGGAGCCCGTCGCGCCCAGCGATCCACGCCGGCAAGGCGTACGCGGGAGAGGCCCAGGCGCTCAAGGACCAGATCGACGCGTTCTTCACCCCGCCCGACGGGCCCGGGCCCCCCGGCCTGGCCTCGGCCCCTTCGCTCCGCGCCATAATCGCGCCCCACGTCGATTTCCACCGCGGCGGGCCGGTGTATGCCTGGGCTTACCGGGAGGTCGCCGAGAAGTGCGCCGCCGACCTCTTCGTGATCTTCGGCACCTGCCACGCCGGGATGGCCGATCCGTTCGCGGTCACGCTCAAGGATTACGACACCCCGCTGGGGCCGGCTCTGGTGGATCGCGAGTTCGCCGATGCCGTGGCCCTGCGCTGGGGAGGGGACCTGCTCGGAAGCGAACTCGCGCACCGGGGCGAGCACTCGATCGAGTTCCAGGCGGTCTTTCTCCGCTATCTGTTCGGGGGCCGCCGTGAGTTCACGATCGTCCCGATCCTCTGCAGTTTTCTCCACGAGACCCTGCCTCGCGGTGACGATCCCGAGGCGGATCCTCGGATCCCGCGTTTTTTCGACGCCCTCGGCGAAACGGTCGCCGGCTCGGGCCGCACGGTCTGCCTCGTCGCCGGAGCAGACCTCGCCCATGTGGGCCCGCGCTTCGGGGATGCCGAGCCTGTGACGCCCGCACTGCTCCGTGACGTCGAGAGCGAGGACCGCGCGATGCTGGAGGCCGTGGCAGCCGGGGACGCCCGCGGCTTCTACGACTCGGTGGCGAAGGACGCGGACAGCCGGCGAATCTGCGGGCTCTCGCCGATCTATACGCTTCTGCGCTGCCTCGGCCGCGCGACTGGCCGGCTGCTGCGATACGGCCAGTGGCCGGACCCACAGGGGACCGTGACGTTCTGCAGCGTTGCGTTTACGCGACCTCAGGCGGAGGCGTCGGAAGAGACGCGTACCCGCGCCGAAGGCGCACCCGGGCCGCAAGCCTGGGTACCCGGCCTCCCTCCGAATCAAGCGGGGCGATGA
- a CDS encoding DUF1285 domain-containing protein has translation MSTPEPSEWSLPQLKIDRDGEWLNEGTEITHAGIVANLRGNLRRDAQGYYVQAGPVRIPVDVEDTPFTVVRVEAEENGIRLTLNDGSQEPLDPRTLRLALGEVPYCRVKGNQFEARLTRAAAWQLARFIQYDEGANQATLVLAGARYPLRGP, from the coding sequence ATGAGTACCCCTGAGCCGTCCGAGTGGTCGCTCCCCCAGCTCAAGATCGATCGGGACGGGGAGTGGCTGAACGAGGGGACCGAGATCACGCACGCCGGGATCGTCGCCAACCTTCGAGGGAACCTGAGGCGAGATGCCCAAGGCTACTACGTCCAGGCCGGGCCGGTGAGGATCCCGGTGGACGTGGAGGACACGCCCTTCACCGTGGTGCGGGTGGAGGCTGAGGAGAACGGGATTCGCCTGACCCTGAACGACGGGAGCCAGGAGCCGCTGGATCCAAGGACGCTGCGGCTTGCCCTCGGCGAGGTGCCCTACTGCCGCGTCAAGGGCAATCAGTTCGAGGCGCGGCTCACCCGCGCCGCGGCCTGGCAGCTCGCCCGGTTCATCCAGTACGACGAGGGCGCGAACCAGGCGACGCTCGTGCTGGCCGGTGCCCGTTACCCGCTGCGGGGGCCGTAG
- a CDS encoding PaaI family thioesterase: MTTIGARLLRVAPAEVEIELPFRDDLTQQHGFFHGGLVAAILDTACGYAALSLMPADAAPLTVEYKINFVSPARGDRLIARGRVTRPGRILSVCAGDVFALSAGEERLVATMLNTVMGLYGRPDVPSGL; this comes from the coding sequence ATGACGACCATCGGCGCCCGCCTGCTCAGGGTCGCTCCTGCCGAGGTCGAGATCGAGCTGCCGTTCCGCGACGACCTCACCCAGCAGCATGGCTTCTTCCACGGCGGCCTCGTCGCGGCGATCCTGGACACGGCCTGTGGCTACGCTGCGCTCAGCCTCATGCCGGCGGACGCAGCGCCGCTGACCGTAGAGTACAAAATCAATTTTGTCTCTCCGGCCCGAGGCGACCGGCTGATCGCGCGCGGGCGCGTCACCAGGCCAGGCCGCATCCTGAGCGTGTGCGCGGGCGACGTCTTCGCGCTGAGCGCCGGGGAAGAACGGCTCGTCGCCACGATGCTCAATACCGTGATGGGGCTCTACGGGCGGCCGGACGTGCCCAGCGGGCTGTGA